The Cygnus olor isolate bCygOlo1 chromosome 19, bCygOlo1.pri.v2, whole genome shotgun sequence DNA window TGTTTGTCTACTTCCTGCAGATAAATAGCAAGACAGGTGGAGAGCCGGTACAGAGGGCTCTGAAGCTGTAACCTCCAGCACCTCACAGAAAAGCTAGTAAAGCCACCTTTTGTCTCCTTGCACTTCACGTCTCgtccttccccaggcagccctgTGGCTGCGGCGAAAGCCTACACAACCCTAAACACTGCGTGAAAAGAACCCCAGCACCAAAGCAAAGGCACCACGCCTCACCCCAAAGCAGGTACAATCCCCCCCAAACGCCTCACTGCCTACAAAGAGGCACCATCAGGGGCCAGCACCCCTCTTCCTTCTGTCACAAAACCACAGTTGCACATGCAGCAGGTGCTCTCTGTTCGTTAAGGTACCTGAAGTGCAGTCAGGAGAGGTGAAATGAGGACCAAAAGCTGGATGCTGTCGCAGAACACAGCAGGCCGCACGTTGGCGAGGCTTTATTTGGATGTGTAGGAACAAGGGAACATGGTGGGAAGGTGCCGAGACCGGGCGTGGACAGTTCAAGAGAGTTTTGGGTgggtttagttttttttttttttttttttgcccgAGGGTTTGGATTTACGTCCTCTTGTTTTTCCAGGAGTTCACCCGCCGTGTAATGTCGAGATGAAAAGCACATTATCCTGGTCCTGGAGTTTATAATCCAGCTCACCCTGCAGgccgaggaaaaaaaaaaagaaaaaaaaaaggttgaaatgTCACTTCCAAATACtagctgcaaagagaaaacatcttGTAAAAAGATGGTGAGCGTTAGGGAGAGCAGAAGGGGATAGACGGATGTTTTCATCTTAAAGGCAGCAAAGGTGAGAGATCAGAGAAGGAGCTGACACTCATTATCCCAGGAACACACCGCTTTCTGGACCACAGTTTTGACAGAACAGGTGGTTGCCCGAGGCAGGAAAATAGTTAGGGACTGTTTGTTTGCTGAGCACGACAGCGGGCTGAAAAGGAGAGGCATTAAGCAGTTGCCTGGTTGGGTAGAAACCTCCCCAGGGCTGTCTTCACCAGCTAGGGCACCACCCTGCTCCGGCTGAGGGGTCTGGCTCTGGGCTGTGAAGCTGCCCGGGACCTCCCAGGCTCTTCCCCCACGCGTGGATGAGAGCTGCGAGCAGCCAGAGGTGTGCAGCCCACCGCCGTTGGCCGGGGAATACGGGGGCTCTCTCTTCAGACACCGGCTGGCTGGTGAGACTCAGCAGGTTAGATCAAGGCTCCAGGCTTTGGAACAGCCGCGGCGGTACAACGCAGGGCGGAGATCCCAGCCTGCCCCTTCCCCCTCACATCCTAGACACTTGGCTTGGGGCAAGAATCAGAAATAGCTTCTCTGAGAGCAACTGCAGAACAGACAGagcaatattttcaacaaagaAAGTCAGAGTGAAGGAGTACAGACCATTAGTTCCCAGTCTGCGTCGTTGATGAGCACCAAAATTCCTGGCCTCCTGcagaacacagaaataattaGGATACGGGGCTGCTAAAAAGCTTCGCAAATAGTTAAGAACGAGGGACGTTAAAGCACAGATCACAAGCTGACTGCCTGTGaagccaaagagaaaaaggaatcCTAGCATGGAGGTAGAAATAGGTACGGTCTGTGCCCTTTCTAGATCAAATAAAGGGGAGGCAAGAGCAATCCCAGAGCTCACTTAAATCAAATGCGCCATTCCTGAGGATGCTCCAAGACGACTACGTTTCCGTACCACGTAGAAAAGCCAGGTAATTAAAACCCCCACACAACAGTCGAGCGCAGAGAGCTCGATGGGAAGGTAGGGAAAGGCATTCCGGTGCCCCTACCGAAGGCGGCAAACACCTGGGATCCACTCCGAGCCCTCGGTTACAGGCAGAGGGATTCCCCCTCTTTGATCTTCAGTGTCCTGCAATTGTCTCTCCTGTTACCAGGGGACCTGGCACACGCTTCAGCTCACAAAGATCCGTGACGAATGTTAAACACCCCCAGCGCCACCCCGCAGTCAGGGATGGTTTGCACAGCTCACTCTGCTCCATTTCTCTTGacttttctccccccccccccccccacctccacgAGGCTGGCCCCATTttgacaataaaaatacatttcccagaagaaatatttgttggCACTTCGCCGAGCGACTGCTTCAGTCCCAGTGATGTCAGCAGGGAATGGACAGACCTGCTAAAACTCCTGGAACTGGGGATATGCGAGCTGCACTGCTCCAGGTGATaatgcagagagcagaaattATCTGTGGTCCTGTTCCGGGTTTAAGGTTTAAGGATTTGGGGTGAGGGCTGCAAAGGACAGACAAGCTCTCCAGGGAACAGTGGGAGGTAGAGCTTGGAGTTCCTTCCAAATCCACGGGACACCCTCCCCGTTATCTCTTCAGCATCTCCCCCGTTCTCACGGACATGAACCTTCCTGCAACCAACAGGAAAAACGTAGCCCAAACCGCGGGCATCACCAGCGAGGGAAGCGCAGGAAAGGTTCACAACAGCTGTACTTACACAGACTCCCCCTGCATAAATAATTCCGGCCGTTCTTTCAGCAGATTCATTTTGATCCACTTTAGCAGGTTTCTGATATCCCctgaaaggagagaggagagcagtTTACAGACGAGCTGACAGCTCCTAGGCAGCGCCAGAACAAAGTGATTGTTCACCCACCCAGAGGAGGTGAGGAACGTGCAGGCTAGGTGGGGAGAGCCCCACACCTCCCATCAGAGCACGACCGCCCCTCACCAGCAGCCGCCAAGGCAGCTCAAAGCTCAGGGCTCTGCCCTCAGCTCCCCGGTTTGGCAGCAAAGGGTTGCTCCTCCCCGGAGAAAGGGCGCTTTGGGGACTGGTGACCCCCTGCCTGAGCGGGCGGGGGTACGAGAAGGAAGCCTGAGAGCCGGAGCAGGCCTCTGGCGAGGGCCTCTTCCTTCAAACCCCCGCCTGCCACGTTCCCCGCCCGCGCTGCAGGCGTCCCACAAGGTTAATGCAGCAGCGCCGAAGGGGCAGTCCAGCAGGAGACTCCTGGTAAGATTCCTTGAGCACAGCCCACGCCCTGCGCCTCCCGGGTTTGCCCAACAAATTGCTGTTTAACTCTGCGCTTGTTTAATTCGATTTTAAAAGTCCGACCGAGCACGCCTCGGCGTCTGAAAGAACAGCGGAGCCACTAGGGGTACCAAAACCAGCACCAACCCCTCGAGACGCGCGCTCCGGGCCACAGGCGCGCACGGAACCGGGCGCTGAGCGCGCACCACGCAGGCCCTGGCCGTGCCAGGTGCGTCTCGGACGCTCGTCACGTCGCTCGGCGTTACACCCGCTGGCGTAGCCGTGCTCCCCGTGCcctgccttctccctccccGCGAGCTCCCTCCCTGTGCACTTCGTGCTCGTGGCTTCTTTATTAAAGCTCAGCCTTTATCTTTCCATTTCGGTAGGTGACAGGAAGGATTTGTCTTCGTgtaaaaggaggaggagacacTGCTGGCGGGTTTTTATAGTATCAATTTTACTTTGTGAGgcaaaaacaatttctttagTGATAGCATCAGTTAATTTCCTATTGGAGAGGTGAGAAGAgacagtgggggggggggaataatcCGTTACAGGGTTTAGAGAAGCTGACAAATTACAACGTGGAGTTCTCCTGCATTTGCCTCTATATTTCACCATTCCACAACCCACTTCATCATTCCGAATCCACGATCGGTTATTCTCCCGGGGCTCCTTTAAACAACCCTTTGAAAGCCCTggaagagttttgtttgttttagaggCGCGAAGACGCTTTCCGAAGGCAGCTCTCGGGTCCTCGCGTCTCCTGCACGTGTGGCAGCCCCGCCGCGGTCGCAGGGAACCCTTCCGGAAAGAACTCCGAACCCCCTGCATCCGATTCACCAAGCGCTAGCTTCGtgagcagcaaaaataaacGTGCTTGCAGCAGCTCGACCCAGTCCCTGATGTACAGCGGGGTCTTACGGGATCGTGGACACCCGGGGCTGGGGTTCTTCTGAGTAGGGTCACCCCATCGCTGCTGTCACGCCAAGGGAGAGCGGCCCTGGCGATGGGGATGTGTCttttttcctggggaaagggggagctgctgggattCTACCTCCATTTCCCCCGTTTCGTGGCTCCGGACCGCAGCCTCCCTCCACAGCACCCGTGGAGGCTGCCGGAGAGCGGCAGGCATTGCTGCCTCCGCGCGCTGGGCCGCTCTGATCACGGCAGACGGGGCTGCACGGAGCTGAATCGCCTGCCTGGGGCCGCCCCTGATGGTGGCACGCAGTCAGGAGCACAAACCGGGCcgttttctgctgctttgacACCGACACGCGCCGGAGACGGCGAGCGCCACGCAGAAGAGACGCCGCGCCGGTCAGGCAGCCGCCGGAACGAGAGTTCACCGCGTCTGCCTTCCCctgaaaaatgctgctgcaaCGTCAGGCCCTCAGGATCTCACACCCAAATGGCTCCCGCTCTCCAACACCGAGAAAtgagagctggggaggaagaaagatggagagaagccttcgggaggaggaggaggggggcgCAAAGGGGACACCGGCCCCACCAGCACAGCGCCCGCGAGCTGTTTCATATTTATGCACTTGCGGCGGGGCACACAACAATGAGCTGTGCCATATACAATTCTCCTTGCCTGGAATAAGCAGCCCTTTCCTCTGGGACCTTTCGGGAGAGatcatttaaacagaaacacGCTGCACCAGCTGGATAAAAGACAGCCACCTAGAAGCAGGCTGGACTGAGGGGCGAGAGGACTGATTTATTTGAGGCCGCGCTGGAAGATTCCCTCACCCCTACTCCTCCtgtaataaatgttatttccagCCCCACCTGAGCCTACATTCATTTACTCCTCCCCACAAGTCACGTACACACACGCTGAAGAATtcagacagcaggaaaaaacTGACGCCCTGTGCATGCCTGGAGCTTCCCCGCTCCTAATGGCGAGGAAAATTCAGGCCCCTTCTCTTTGGCCAACCTCACGACTAATACTTTCAGCCGATTTCTCAGCACcgaacctttttttcccccccaccttCATGTCTTTACATTCTGCGCACCAAGATTACTAGAACGAATCAATTataaaggatgaaaaatgacCAGGGACGCACCGAAAGCACCTCGCCCAAGTAAGATATTGAAAAGGAACGGAATTGCTTCCATCGCAGTTGGTCTGGGGAGAAGCCATCTC harbors:
- the URM1 gene encoding ubiquitin-related modifier 1, whose product is MVTRRCRKPARGTSGAALGLLPFPPAAAKMAAPVSLQVEFGGGAELLFDGVKKHQVTLPSQPEPWDIRNLLKWIKMNLLKERPELFMQGESVRPGILVLINDADWELMGELDYKLQDQDNVLFISTLHGG